A single genomic interval of Apteryx mantelli isolate bAptMan1 chromosome 19, bAptMan1.hap1, whole genome shotgun sequence harbors:
- the LOC106485980 gene encoding uncharacterized protein isoform X2 — MKSSCTIIRLSRLEPWGDQKEAKKERSVTRQQAVADGLLLKPGELQIPEGKQVHGASTNASKMEQEEYQQETQLLKADPPTKSASPSQLYSEGTVQSHLTPSQLLDSTSDQRNHKSFFRQYVENELMERRARRKVREQVFGTISASKCHPFGTICSPFKALAIMEMQKLTLPQDSPMTSQIPNKETVCTTESDVRSLQLTFPRLDREQAETSSLKEKQQPAGQTKTPWLPPLVNPTKASLSSSRQAKRCQLPSLLPEQPFLPWKSRY, encoded by the exons GGAGCCTTGGGGAGATCAGAAGGAAGCCAAGAAAGAAAGGAGTGTGACCAGACAACAAGCAGTTGCTGATGGGCTGCTTCTCAAGCCAGGGGAGCTCCAAATCCCAGAGGGAAAGCAAGTCCATGGGGCCAGTACTAATGCCAGCAAAATGGAGCAGGAAGAGTACCAGCAGG agacTCAGTTACTAAAAGCTGATCCCCCCACTAAGTCAGCATCGCCCAGCCAGCTTTATTCAGAGGGTACCGTGCAAAGCCATCTGACCCCTTCACAGCTGTTAGACAGCACCTCTGACCAGAGAAATCACAAG AGCTTTTTCAGACAATATGTGGAAAACGAGCTGATggaaagaagagcaagaagaaaagttCGTGAGCAAGTGTTTGGGACCATCAGTGCTAGCAAATGCCATCCGTTTGGGACCATCTGCTCACCTTTCAAGGCCTTGGCAATCATG GAGATGCAGAAGCTAACTTTACCTCAAGACTCACCCATGACCTCCCAGATACCGAACAAGGAAACAGTTTGCACCACTGAGTCAGACGTAAGGTCTTTACAACTAACCTTCCCCAGGCTGGACAGGGAACAAGCAGAAACATCCAGTCTGAAGGAGAAGCAGCAACCAGCAGGCCAGACTAAAACACCCTGGCTTCCCCCATTGGTTAATCCTACCAAAGCCAGCCTCTCCTCTAGTAGACAGGCCAAAAGATGCCAGCTTCCTTCCCTGCTTCCAGAGCAGCCCTTCCTGCCCTGGAAGAGCAGGTACTGA